TATTGGAATCGTGGCTACTTTTGAAGGTGATGGAGCAGTTTCGGAACAAGATATTTCCCAAGGGGAAGTTATAAGCAAAGGAAGCACTGTTAAATTAATCTTAAGTTCCGATTATAAAGATTAGACAGGAACTAATAAGAAAATTTTAAGCTTACTAAAGCTGAATATTTGTTTTGATGAAATAATTGAAGTTTGAATTGACGAAATATTAATAACTAGCATGTGGGAATATTCACATGCTATATTTTTTAGGGATAATATTAATGTTGAAAAATCTAAGGGTAGATTAGTAAAAAAATTAAAAATGAGATACGTGAGGGAAGAGAAAATTGAAAAATAATAATTATAAACGTAGAGATAAGCTAATGATGCGCAAAAGGATTACTGTTGCAGCTTTAATGTTAACATTTATTTTTGTAGTATTGATAATTAGACTTTCTTATATAATGATAGTAAAGAGGGCTGATTATGCAACAATGGCTGAAGAACAGTGGACTAGTGAGATGAAAATAGATGCAAAAAGGGGACAAATTCTTGATAGAAATGGTAAAGAGCTTGCAGTATCAATTAATGTTTATAGGGTCGATTTTGATTTGAAATCAATAAGGGATTATTTAAAAGAAGGGCCTGATAATTTATCGCTCAAGGAAAAGGAACAAAGAAATAGTGTGGGAATCCCAATTCCAGCAGGAAAAGAAGGTATAAAAACAAGTGATATTGCACCAGTAATTGCAAAGGCGTTAGATATGGATGCTTCAAAAATAAAAGAAATTTTAGAGACTAAGCTTCCAAGTGGCGAGGATGCAACCTTTGCGACAGTTGCTAGAAGAATAGAAAAAGATACAGCAGATAAAGTTAAGGCTCTTAATATAAATGGTATTTTAGTTACTACAGATACTAAGAGATATTATCCAAATAATAATTTTTTAGCAAATGTATTGGGAACTACCAATACTGATGGCAAAGGATTATCAGGAGTGGAACTCCAATATAATTCATATTTATCTGGAATTCCTGGAATGAGGATTGCAGAAGTGGATAAAAACAGTACTGATTTGCCATATGACATTTCACAGTTTACAGCACCTGTAAATGGTAAAGATGTAAAGCTAACTATAGATGAAAATATTCAAAGCTTTGCTGAAAAGGCAGCAGAACAGGCTTATATAAATAACAAGGCTAAGGCTGTATCTGTATTAGTTATGGATCCTAAAACGGGAGAAATTTTAGCTATGGTTGATAAACCGGATTTTGATCCCAATAAGCCATTTGAAGGAGCAGAAAAATTTGATGGCAAAGATAATAGTGAAAAAGTACAAAAGATGTGGCGAAATAGATTGGTAAATGATACTTTTGAGCCTGGTTCAATATTTAAAGTATTTACTACTATATCTGGTTTAGAAAATAATGTAGTTAATAAAGATACGAAATTTGCAGATAATGGATCAATATCAGTAGGTGGAATTACAGTAAAGGACGCTGAAGAGGGCCTTGGAACTCAAAATTTACTTCAAATTTTACAAAATTCATCTAATGTAGGGTATGTAATGTTAGGTAAAATGCTAGGAAAAGAAAAATTGTTTGAAACTATTGATAAATTTGGATTTGGTAAAGTTAGTGGAGTTGATTTACCTGGCGAAGCTCCTGGTATTGTTAAACCAGTTAATAAGATGTCTGAGGCAGATCTTGCAACAATATCGTTTGGACAAACTAATACAGTAAACTCAGTTCAATATATGGCTGCATTTAATGCCATTGCGAATGGAGGAACCTTAATTCAACCCCATATAATGAAGGAAGTTACTCATGGGGATGAAAATAATGTTAGTATTGTAGATGAAACCTTTAAACCTAAGACTTCAACAGTTGCAAGTTCGGAAAAGACAGCAGAACTTAGAAGTTATCTTGAAGCAGTTGTAACTGGAGGATCAGGGGCAGGAACCTTTATTGAAGGGTATCATGTAGGTGGAAAGACTGGAACAGCTGAAAAAGTAGTTGACGGTAAATATGGAGAAGGTAAATACATATCTTCCTTTGTTGGAATGGCTCCAGCAAATGATCCTAAAGTCACTATAATGATAACTGTGGATGAACCAAGTAATGGTGAATATTATGCAGCCCAAGTTGCAGTTCCTTATGCAAAACCATTATTTTTAGATATCTTTAATTACTTAAACACAAAATTTACTGATGAAAAAGGTGAGAAAATCACTAAAGATGTTGTAATACCCGAAGTAAGAAATATGAAATTGGAAGATGCTAAAAAAGTGCTAAAAGATGCAAAATTAAACTTCAATCTTGATGGTAATGGCGATAAAATAGTAAGTATGAGTCCATATCCTGGAAATACTGTTAAGGAAGATACTAAAATAAATCTTTACACTAGTGGTGATGCGACTTATAATAATAATGTTGTAATGCCAAATGTTAGGGGATATTCAAAGGATGATGCTGCTGCTTTATTGAAGGGACTTGGAATAACACCAAATTTTGAAGGCAATGGATCAGTATTATCTCAAGATATTTCAGAAGGTGAAAATATAACTAAAGGCATAACAGTTAAGTTGGTTTTAAATGCAGATTATAAGGATTAAATCGAAATTAGATAAGTGATAAAGCATTAGCATGTGAGAATGCTCGCATGCTATATTTTTAATATTGGTTTTGGAAAAAAATTCTACATTTTTGCCATGAGTAAAATTATGACAGTAATAATAAGATAAATTTAGTTGGGAGAGATTCAATATGAATTTTAAAAGTATTTTAGTGGGAATAGATTATGAACTGATTCAAGGTGAAATTGATGTAGAGATCAATAAAATAAACTATGATAGTAGAAAAATTAATCAGCTTGATGTTTTTGTGTGCGTTAAGGGATACGCAACCGATGGGCATAATTATATTAATAAAGCTTTAGAAAATGGAGCAAAGGTGATTGTAGTCCAAGATAAAGTGGACATAGAAAACAAAGAAGTCACAATTATTAAATGTGAAGATACAAGAAAAGCTTTAGCATTATTAGGAGCAAATTATTATGATAATCCTAGCAGTAAAATGAAAATCATTGGAATAACAGGAACTAATGGTAAAACTACTACTGCTTTTATGATAAAGAATATTTTAGAGGCAAACAATAAAAAAGTTGGTTTAATTGGAACTATTGCAAATTATATAGGAAGTGAAAAAATCCATACTGAAAGAACAACTCCTGAATCACTAGAATTACAAGAACTATTTTCAGACATGGTAAATAGAGGTGTAGAATATTGCGTTATGGAAGTTTCTTCACATTCTTTGGAATTAGATAGAGTATATGGAGTTAAATTTGAAGTTGGGATATTTACCAATTTAACTAGAGATCATTTGGATTTTCATAAGACCTTTGAAAATTATTATAAGGCAAAATTTAAATTGTTTGAAAGAGCTGGAATAAAAATTGTTAATATTGACGATAATTACGGAAGACAAGTAATTGAAGATTTAGAAAATTTAAAAGGAAAAGAAGTCTATACCTTTTCGGTAAATAGTAATTCTGATTTTAAAGTTTTTGATGAAGAAATGGGAAGTAGAGAAATTAAGTTTAAGCTTAAACTTAAGAAAGAAGAACAATTTATTTTAAATATACCTGGTGAATATAACATTTATAATGCTTTAGGAGCTATTATAGCATGCTATAAGTTAGATATACCAGAGGTTGCAATAAAAAATGGAATTGAAAGTGTTGTTGTTTTAGGAAGATGTGAA
The window above is part of the Clostridium saccharoperbutylacetonicum N1-4(HMT) genome. Proteins encoded here:
- a CDS encoding stage V sporulation protein D — translated: MKNNNYKRRDKLMMRKRITVAALMLTFIFVVLIIRLSYIMIVKRADYATMAEEQWTSEMKIDAKRGQILDRNGKELAVSINVYRVDFDLKSIRDYLKEGPDNLSLKEKEQRNSVGIPIPAGKEGIKTSDIAPVIAKALDMDASKIKEILETKLPSGEDATFATVARRIEKDTADKVKALNINGILVTTDTKRYYPNNNFLANVLGTTNTDGKGLSGVELQYNSYLSGIPGMRIAEVDKNSTDLPYDISQFTAPVNGKDVKLTIDENIQSFAEKAAEQAYINNKAKAVSVLVMDPKTGEILAMVDKPDFDPNKPFEGAEKFDGKDNSEKVQKMWRNRLVNDTFEPGSIFKVFTTISGLENNVVNKDTKFADNGSISVGGITVKDAEEGLGTQNLLQILQNSSNVGYVMLGKMLGKEKLFETIDKFGFGKVSGVDLPGEAPGIVKPVNKMSEADLATISFGQTNTVNSVQYMAAFNAIANGGTLIQPHIMKEVTHGDENNVSIVDETFKPKTSTVASSEKTAELRSYLEAVVTGGSGAGTFIEGYHVGGKTGTAEKVVDGKYGEGKYISSFVGMAPANDPKVTIMITVDEPSNGEYYAAQVAVPYAKPLFLDIFNYLNTKFTDEKGEKITKDVVIPEVRNMKLEDAKKVLKDAKLNFNLDGNGDKIVSMSPYPGNTVKEDTKINLYTSGDATYNNNVVMPNVRGYSKDDAAALLKGLGITPNFEGNGSVLSQDISEGENITKGITVKLVLNADYKD
- a CDS encoding UDP-N-acetylmuramoyl-L-alanyl-D-glutamate--2,6-diaminopimelate ligase, yielding MNFKSILVGIDYELIQGEIDVEINKINYDSRKINQLDVFVCVKGYATDGHNYINKALENGAKVIVVQDKVDIENKEVTIIKCEDTRKALALLGANYYDNPSSKMKIIGITGTNGKTTTAFMIKNILEANNKKVGLIGTIANYIGSEKIHTERTTPESLELQELFSDMVNRGVEYCVMEVSSHSLELDRVYGVKFEVGIFTNLTRDHLDFHKTFENYYKAKFKLFERAGIKIVNIDDNYGRQVIEDLENLKGKEVYTFSVNSNSDFKVFDEEMGSREIKFKLKLKKEEQFILNIPGEYNIYNALGAIIACYKLDIPEVAIKNGIESVVVLGRCERVAKEYNLPYEIIIDYAHTPDGLENILKTAKAFTKGKLISVFGCGGDRDKVKRPQMGKISTDIADISIITSDNPRSEEPAEIIKDIKAGVNKENYIIIGNRKEAIKKAITIADKDDVIVIAGKGHETYQILKDETIHFDEREVVKEILDSVNKS